AGAGCAAGAGGCTTATGTTTGTTGGGGATTCTCTGAATAGGGGCCAGTGGGTGTCGATGGTTTGCCTGCTTGATTCATGGATCCCTCCAAAGCTTAAATCAATGAGCAGCAATGGCTCATTAATCACCTTTAAGGCCATTGTgagtattaattaatatatataatttccttaaatatataAAGTTGAAGACTTGCAATTGCATGCACGTATATATAAGGCTCTGACTCTGGGCAAGTACTTTTGCCAAAACACAGCCTCTCTGGGCGTGCGCAGTActtccttaattaattgttgGGCAAATAATAAGACATCGTAGTGACCATTGTCTTCTTATCCAGCAATTCGAAAGACTAACAATTAAGACTTCAAAGACGGAACCACCCCTAGCCTTCAGGGTTTTTGGCCtcactaaaatttaaataatgttactctatttttaaaattgtaaatatttttatgaaatagaCCTCTCAAAATTTATCTTTAagcctaattttattttattttttttaaaaaaaatttgtccccCCCTCTCCTAAAATTCTAATTGTAGGCCCCATATTAGCTATCTTGTCTTCGCTCGATTCAGATagcaaatgaatgaaaatccaGATCCAATTAAcatacccaaaaaagaaaattactattattagtgaaggacaaaattttcttctaaattggatttaaagaaattttttttaactcaatttatttaaactaaCATATATCCTTCGAGAATGTAAttcttatatgcatttttaataaaattattagagTACATAATGCTTATGTTACATTAAGGAACAACTAGTTCCATATATAATTGCCAAACTTGTTGCTTTTCAAAGTGTTGTAAATTATAGTAGAGAAGCTAATAGCTAGCTAATCTGATGAAGGAATACAATGCATCAATTGAGTTCTACTGGGCTCCGTTGCTGGTGGAATCGAACTCCGACGATCCAGTGACCCACCGGTTACCAGAACGGATTGTGAGAGTGAAGGCAATTGAGAAGCATGCTAGGCATTGGACCGACGCCGACATACTCATCTTTGATTCCTATCTCTGGTGGAGAAGACCCAAAATGAATGTTTTGTGAGTAAAATACATTACAAACCCCCAACAACTCCATCACCATTTATACAAACCTGCGATTTAAAAAcaagattttaaaaacgcagttaagcgTTTGCTAAAATCGTGCATGTTTTAAAACACACCTTCTTACCTGTGATTGGTAAAACGcagatttttctacaatttaaaATCGCGATTATAAAAAACATTCTTaaatgatactttttttttttttttttttttttgcgatttgatttaaaacgACACTTAGTTTACAAAATCGCAGTGTCAAATGCACTCTTAGtagaataatgctaaaaattgtacttttttaattatctcattATTATTCCACCACACTAACGTTACAATGCTAATCAATTAttgttttaaaccaaaaaaaaaaaatcaaaaatcaaaaactaatTGGCATTGTTACATCAATAGAGATAATGATTAATTTGGTAAAAGTGTGGATTATATTTATAGTTACATTTTTAGTATTGTCATTTGATTTGTTGCAACCACCGTTGACTTAAATATTAATCTAATTTTTGATATGGCAATGATTAGGTGGGGATCATTCGAAAGCCCTGATGATGCGATTTATAAAGATGTAGAGATGCTGCGGGTCTATGAGATGGCTCTGAGGACGTGGTCTGATTGGTTGGAAGTGCATGTTAATAGAACCAAGACCCAATTGTTTTTTGTTAGcatgtcaccaactcatgaaaGGTATCTCCACTAAtacaaaattccaaaatcatgcattacttttttctcaacaaattaatcatatatattagtAATGTAAATATATAGGATGGAACTAGAAATTTAACTTTAAGTGTGCTAGATtgtattgcattttttttatttttttttttatataggcTAAAGTACAAAAAAGAcctaaaatattgttttttaaacattttttgagGAGGGAGGCCATATTCCCAGTCAACACTCCTTGGTCCGTCACATATATATTATGCAAATGTTTTGGGTAGTACATATTTTCCTATAACTCTTGACAAACCCGTGTTGCAATTCACGTGATACTTATTAATTCACTCACTCAACaacttaaatattaattatttagtggTTGACGTGATAAGTATCTATGAACTGTCATGTTAATTTGTAAGAGACTTGCAGTAAAAAATACCGTATTTGCTAATgactttattttctattctcaAGTCAAAGACATAAACtaataactcaaaatacaaaatgcttgttaaaacacaaaaactgtTTTTGCCTTTATGTCGTTacatcataacatttttttcatactaaaaacaaaacaaacactcCCAAAACACATCCTTTGCAACATCACACATACTTTGCAACATCCCTAACActtgttcatgtttttttctAAGGAAAAAAGTTTTCAATATCAATGAcagttaaaaacaaaatttaccaTGGAGATGGATGTATATTTCAGGGGTAAAGATTGGGGTGGTGGTGCAAATTGTTACGCAGAAACAGAGCCAGTTTCAAGAGAGGGGTACTGGGGAAGTGACTCGGATCCAAAAATGATGCGAGTGGTTGAAACCGTGCTTGATGAATTGAAAACAAGAGGAGTGAATGTACAGATGCTTAACATCACCCAGCTGTCTGAATACAGAAAAGAAGGCCACCCATCAATCTACAGGAAGCAATGGGATTCCCTAACAGAAGAGCAAATATCAGATCCCAGTAGTTATGCAGACTGTATACATTGGTGCCTCCCTGGAGTGCCCGATGTCTGGAATGAGTTCCTCTATGCTTACATTGTTCATAAATGACAAACTCCATTTGGAAATAAAATTCATCATCacatgttttctattttttttgttttttgtttttaatttatttattaatttatagagAGTAATGAtactcttcacactcatttcacaCCGGTTGACGttacgtgttttaagtgacttttcatgtcagccacttaaaacatgttATGTATAACTTTGTGAAATTGGTTTGAAGAGTAGTATTACTCGTAATTATAAGTTTTAATTAGCATTGTTAAATTTTCAATCAATCACAAATTAAGCTCAAGGGATTGAAAGGTATATACTAATACTACttcttaagaagaaaaaaaatctagggacttttcatttttttttttttaaataataatgattgTGTCATGTGACGAGTACTATTGGCACATGACGTGTCAAATGAGGACCATGTGACATTAATTGGTTGGTCTAACATGATATATCATAACTATCGTTAATACTTAGACAATTGAGTGACAAAGGAAACTATTTAAAACAAGAGGAAAACTTAAGAACttaattgttgaaattaaaaattatagacAGATTAAATCTATATTTGctagttttctttctttctttctttcccttttttttttttttttttttttttgaattacaaCAGAGGAAGTGAGGGTATTTGCTAGTTCATTCCTGAATGTAGTACTATGTCTGAGCTTGAATTTGAGTTTGTTTATCAATCAAATCTTAAAGGGTGACTAAAGTTTAActagatttttaaataaataaactattcTAGCTTAATTCAAACTCGCTATGAAAATATGACAAATATCTGttaggatcctctctattttacatttttaataatatatttattgtcatataataaatatattatcactTCATTTAAAATTAGGTGCTAATTAACATGAAGACCGGTGAACTGGTGAAGTACATTTAGTCATATATGGAAAACTTGGACCCTATTTTTGtggaaaaattaataataatggaCTGCCTGTATATATGGTAAATTAATGAAACCTAACCATATTCTTTTGAACCTTAGAAAGCTATAATTCACTTGAATATGAAGTAGACCATACTGGAATTATTTCTAAATCCTATCTAGACCATAAATTAGAGCTGCGACCGACATCAAGAAAACTTTCATATGAATATATATGCTACATTACAGCTGTCACATTATGAGCGAGCAATCAGACAGCCCCAACAAAATCAATGATACAGCTAATCATGACAAGGCAACGATCATAATATTCTTTATCTACTACTACCCTATTATGATTCTATGAATAATTTTGTCAAATGCAATCAGAATTCATTGTATTTTTCAGATAATTCTCTTTTAGAGTTGATAagattgtattatttttatttttaaactaaattatttATACTTTATTATTAGATAATCACTCATTCACAAATCTTGTATGGGATTCTAAGAACTGTATGAATAACTACATCATCGATATTAAACATtttgattataaaatataaatgggACAAACGAAGGGATCCTAAGGCAAGTCCAATGGTACGGGAAGCACCCAATCTTTGTCTTAACAAATTTGCATTAATACATGTAAAGTCTCAAGCTAGGTaaccctcttcttcttctttcaaatgCTTTAGTCAAAACCTctgacgagagagagagagacagagagagactctCGGATTTGCTAAAGCAAGCAAATCCGTTGTTCTTTCATGATGCAGCGGTGGAACAGAAAGAAAACCCATTTTCCTTTGCTGGTGGTTCTCTTACTAGTCTTCATAGTTTTTACAGTCCTCTACAACGAAAGTAACATCCAGCGAATCCAAGAAAACCCGGACCATGTTCATCATCATCAAGAAGCTTCGGACAGATATGTTAAGCCAAATCGTTTAAACCCAGGTCAAGGTACGCGAGTTTATAGCGCTAGGGATCTGGGTCTACtttactctgtttttttttttttttggtttgccTTTGAATTCTTGGATAAATTTCTTTACTTGGGTGTCTTGGAATCGTGCTTTTCCTTGGGTTTGGTTTGATGGGTCTTTGTTGGTTTTCTTGGATTGTAGAGGTTTTGGATAGATTCAGTAAGTGTAACTCCACAAGGGACTATAGTGGTCGGAGAATTGCATGGGTTGACCGTCCGGCGGTGAACAGTCAACGGAGAGTGGCTTCGCAGACCTGTGATGTGTTCTCGGGGAAATGGGTGTTTGATAATACTTCTCATCCGCTGTACAATGAGTCGGAGTGTCCGTACATGTCGGACCAATTGGCGTGTCACAAGCATGGGAGGTCTGATTTGGGGTACCAGTACTGGAGATGGCAACCCCACAACTGCAATTTGAAGAGGTGATTTTCTGTCGTTCCTTTGTTTCTGGTTTGTCGCTATGGGCATTGATTGATGCTAGTGTAATTTTAGAGCAAAATTAATACTTTTGAATTTCATAGAATCCGATGTTCTCAAAAAATGCTGTCTTGCAAATGTAGTGCAAAAAATGGTACATGGTTCATGTGAAGTTCCGATTTAATTGgtattaattgatttttcttttctctttatttggGCTTGTTTTGTAGATGGAGTGTGACTGAAATGTGGGAGAAGTTGAGAGGGAAAAGGCTAATGTTTGTGGGGGATTCACTTAACAGAGGGCAATGGATATCAATGTTGTGTTTGTTACAGTCGGTGATTCCGGCAAACAAGAGAACCATTACGCCAAATGCCCCTCTTACAATTTTCAGAGCAGAGGTAAGCTAGGCCTTGCCCAGGTGGTTGGAGTAAATGTATGAGTCATTTGATTGTCTGTGTAACAAGGGGTAAAGAATGTGTCAGCAACTGCCCGTGAGGGTTAAGCTCAGATAGTTGACTCATTTGGCTAATACCACAAGATTGTCTAATCAAGTCCTCACTCAACCAATACACGACCGTTCTTGCAAGTGGGGTCATGTATCTGGGATTTACCCAACGGGATGCGTCACAAAGTGGCCTTACCTTGAAGGGGTTCCACgtcactaacaaaaaaaaaaagaacagaatgTGCCTGCATATGTTTATAAAGTTCATTAGGGAACATTTTAAGTAGGTGATAACTTTTGATAACTAACAAGAGACATGAATTTGGGGGGGTTGAGTTGTGCTTGCTTAGGGTGGGGTAAGATTATGACTACCAAAAAGATATATTGAGAATTTCatattgttgttcttcattgtTATATCTTGTGTCAATTGCAGGAATATAATGCAACTGTGGAATTTCTCTGGGCCCCATTACTTGTTGAATCTAATTCTGATGATCCCGTGAATCACAGATCGGATGAACGGATAATCCGTCCTGATTCAATCCTTAAGCATGCATCGCAGTGGGAGCATGCTGATATACTAGTTTTCAACACATACTTGTGGTGGCGACAAGGCCCAGTTAAGCTGTTGTAAGTATACTAATACCATCCTGGTTTCTGACTTGGAAAAATGACTAATtcaggaaaaatatatttattggCATCCTCGCATTTTTCGCAGATGGAGTACTGAAGAAAACGGGGTATGTGAAGAATTAGATGGGCTAGGAGCCATGGAAATGGCCATGGGGGCATGGGCAGACTGGGTGGCTTCTAAAGTTGATCCCCTCAAGAAGCGAGTCTTTTTTGTTACCATGTCCCCGACGCATCTCTGGTGAGTGCCAAAAGCcttaattttcaatttccttTCAGTTTAGGCACCAGTCGTGCAATCAATACCAAGTATTGGATTGTTTCTTCTGTCCACTATTACAACTTTAATTTAAGCTCATAAAAAGTTAAGAGGTAGTATGTTTTAGGAGTTTGTGTTTAGGAGCATTGATGCTCTATTGGTTATAAAATGTGTAGAAAAGAGAGCTCCGGTTGCTCTGCGGTCACAGTCTGTTCGACCTGGACTGCCAAAAACGAAAAGTTCAGGCTTTTCAAGGAAGATGGAAGGACCATTAGGGTTCGGGAGATGTTTTAGTACATAAACTTAGAATACTCTAAATCTGATCTAAGAAAttctttattttgaaagaaaagaaattaaaatcatagtTGGCCATTAAGCCAACAGGATTATGTCATTTGTCAATATCAACGTTTGCCTGTAATCAActgaataaattttgaaaaattatattgtGCTCAGGAGTAGAGAGTGGGAACGAGGAAGTGAAGGTAATTGCTATAATGAGAAAACCCCTATAGATTTGGAAGGCTACTGGGGAAGTGGTTCTGACTTGCCTACAATGAGCATGTTGGAGAAGGTCCTCAGTAGGTTAGGTTCAAAGGTTTCAGTTCTCAATATTACTCAACTCTCGGAGTATCGGAAAGACGGCCACCCTTCAATCTACCGCAAGTTTTGGGAGACACTGAGGCCGGAACAACTGTCGAACCCTGCGAGTTACTCTGATTGCATACATTGGTGCTTGCCTGGTGTACCTGATGTGTGGAATgaattactttttcattttttgtaaaaaCAAATGTATACTAGAAAGGTCTTCTTAGTTGGTTTGATATAGAGAATTAACAATGGAAGAGGGAAGTTTG
Above is a genomic segment from Corylus avellana chromosome ca9, CavTom2PMs-1.0 containing:
- the LOC132162492 gene encoding protein trichome birefringence-like 35, translating into MAKKTQMVIGTWGIRSSFHSLIGLLLTVLIIAAVYLTQDRGRPSEDRTCGGDSLSHCNLFSGKWVFDNQTYPLYKENQCTFMSDQLACGRFGRKDLSYQNWRWQPHQCNLPRFNATALLERLKSKRLMFVGDSLNRGQWVSMVCLLDSWIPPKLKSMSSNGSLITFKAIEYNASIEFYWAPLLVESNSDDPVTHRLPERIVRVKAIEKHARHWTDADILIFDSYLWWRRPKMNVLWGSFESPDDAIYKDVEMLRVYEMALRTWSDWLEVHVNRTKTQLFFVSMSPTHERGKDWGGGANCYAETEPVSREGYWGSDSDPKMMRVVETVLDELKTRGVNVQMLNITQLSEYRKEGHPSIYRKQWDSLTEEQISDPSSYADCIHWCLPGVPDVWNEFLYAYIVHNKQIRCSFMMQRWNRKKTHFPLLVVLLLVFIVFTVLYNESNIQRIQENPDHVHHHQEASDRYVKPNRLNPGQEVLDRFSKCNSTRDYSGRRIAWVDRPAVNSQRRVASQTCDVFSGKWVFDNTSHPLYNESECPYMSDQLACHKHGRSDLGYQYWRWQPHNCNLKRWSVTEMWEKLRGKRLMFVGDSLNRGQWISMLCLLQSVIPANKRTITPNAPLTIFRAEEYNATVEFLWAPLLVESNSDDPVNHRSDERIIRPDSILKHASQWEHADILVFNTYLWWRQGPVKLLWSTEENGVCEELDGLGAMEMAMGAWADWVASKVDPLKKRVFFVTMSPTHLWSREWERGSEGNCYNEKTPIDLEGYWGSGSDLPTMSMLEKVLSRLGSKVSVLNITQLSEYRKDGHPSIYRKFWETLRPEQLSNPASYSDCIHWCLPGVPDVWNELLFHFL